Below is a genomic region from Caballeronia sp. SBC1.
GTCGCTCTATGGCGACTGTTCTTCGTTGTATTTCTTTTCCGAAATTCGCGCAAGTTTTGGAGCCGTTCACGCAGGCAAACCTGCCATTCAGGAATTCCGCTTGAACCGCTGCACGACGTCGTGAAATGGTGATTTATTGGGCCGCGTGGCCGAAGCCTCGCGCAGGACAGGCGTGTGGGGCCGACGCGGGTTTCATGCCCGTTTTCCGTTAATTGGCGCACGCGAACTGCCGTTCGGGAAATCGCATTGAATGACGGCGCTCGAATGTGAAATGCTGACCGCAAGGCGATGCTGCAACGCTCTAGTTCACTGACGGATGAAAGCCGAAGGAGGTCAGCGTGATCCCCCGTCCATTCGACTATTACGCTCCACGCACCTTGCCCGAGGCTATTGCGCTGCTGAGCGAGCATGGCGACACCGCGAAGCTGCTTGCCGGCGGCCACAGCCTGTTGCCGATGATGAAGCTGCGTATGGCCGAGCCAGGTCATCTGATTGACCTCGGCAAGCTTGCGGAACTCAAGGGCATACGCGAGGTAGGCAACGAGATTCTCATCGGCGCGATGACCACCGAGAACGAACTGATCTGGTCCGGCCTGCTGCAAACAAAATGTCCGTTGATCGTGGAAGGCGCGCGCCAGATTTCTGATCCGCAGGTCCGCTACCGGGGCACGCTGGGCGGTGACATTTCGCATGGCGATCCGGGTAACGATCATCCCGCACTGATGCTGGCACTGGATGCTTCGTTCGTGCTCGTGAGTGAAAGCGGCGAGCGTGTCGTGTCCGCCGACGGATTTTTTATCGGCACCTATATGACGCTGCTTGAACCCGGCGAGATCCTGACGGAGATCCGCATTCCCGTCCCCGTGGCGGGAGGCGGCTATTGCTACGCGAAGCTGAAGCGCAAGACCGGTGACTTCGCGACCGCGGCCGCGGCAGTGACGCTGCGCATGAACGGCGGCACCGTGGCCGATGTGCGCATTGCTCTGACGAATGTTGCGGAAACCGCTTTTCGGGCAACCGCCGCGGAGCAGTCGTTGCGCGGCAAGCCCCTCGATGAGCAAACGGTAGCCGACGCCGCGCGTCTGGCCATGGCCGCATGCGCGCCGGTCGCCGATCTGCGGGGTGACGTCGAATACAAGACGGCGATGGCTGGCGAAATGACGCGGCGGGCGCTGGCCACCGCCTTTTCGCGCGCCGCTCACTGAGCACTGAACGAAGGCTCCTGGAGATCAAGACATGAACAAGAAAGTCATGGTGTCGTTCACGCTGAACGGCAAGGAAACCGATGTGGTGGTCGAGCCGCGCGAATTGCTGATTCATACTCTGCGCGAAAAGTGCCTGCATACCGGACCGCATATCGGTTGCGAGACATCGCATTGCGGCGCATGTACGGTTGATTTCGACGGCATGTCGGTCAAATCCTGCACGATGCTGACGGTGCAGGCCGAAGGCGCGCAGGTACTGACCGTTGAGGGTCTTGCGCCCGGCGGTGAACTGCACGCGCTGCAGGAAGGGTTCATGCAGGAGCATGGCCTGCAATGCGGTTTCTGTACGCCCGGCATGCTGATGCGGGCCTATCGGCTGTTGCAGGAAAACCCGGACCCGAGCGAAGAGGAGATCCGCTACTGGATGGCGGGCAATCTGTGCCGCTGCACGGGTTATCAGAACATCGTGAAGGCCGTGCAATACGCCGCGCGCAAGCTGCGCGGCGAAACGGTCGAGACCTCGCATCCGCTGATGGCCGCGCACGCGCACTGACGCCAGGAGAACCGTGATGGGAAATATCGACACCAATCTCGATCGTCTCGCCGCGCTGGAAGGCATGGGCTGCTCGCGCAAACGCCGCGAGGATCCGCGCTTCATTCAGGGGAAAGGCACCTACGTTGACGACATCAAGATGCCGGGCATGCTGTTCGGCGTAATGGTACGTAGTCCTTATGCACATGCGCGGGTCAAGAAGATCGACAAGTCGCGCGCACTCGCTCATCCCGGCGTGCACGCGGTGCTGACCGCCGACGACCTGAAGTCGCTCAAGCTTCACTGGATGCCGACGCTGGCGGGCGACGTGCAGGCAGTGCTGGCCGACGAAAAGGTCTGCTTCCAGAATCAGGAGGTGGCGTTCGTGGTGGCCGACGATCGTTATGTCGCTGCCGACGCGGCGGAACTGGTGGAAGTCGAGTACGAGGAACTGCCGGCGGTGGTTGATCCGTTCGCCGCCCTCGCGCCGGATGCCCCAGTGATCCGCGAGGACATCCGCGACAAGCAGACCGGAGCGCACGGCGCACGTACGCATCCGAATCACATTTTTACGTGGAATATCGGCGACAAGGACAAGACTGATCGCGCGTTCGACAATGCGGACGTCACGGTTATGCAGGACATGCTGTATCCGCGCGTGCACCCGTGTCCGCTGGAAACCTGCGGCTGTGTTGCATCTTTCGATAAGGCGCGAGGCGACCTCACGGTCTACATCACATCGCAAGCGCCGCATGTGGTGCGCACGGTGGTGGGCTTGCTGTCGGCCATTCCGGAGTCGAAGATCCGCATCATCTCGCCGGACATCGGCGGCGGCTTTGGTAACAAGGTCGGCGTGTATCCCGGCTATGTCACGTCGATCGTCGCTTCCATCGTGCTTGGACGCCCCGTCAAGTGGATCGAGTCGCGTATCGAGAACCTGAGCTCGACGGCGTTCGCCCGCGACTATCACATGAAGGGCGAACTGGCCGCTGATCGCGACGGCCGGATCAAGGCGCTGCGGGTGCACGTCACGGCGGATCACGGCGCGTTCGATGCCTGCGCCGATCCCACCAAGTGGCCCGCGGGCATGTTCCACGTCTGCACGGGTTCCTATGCCATCCCCAATGCATTTGTATCGGTCGATGGTGTTTATACGAACAAGTTTCCAGGCGGCGTTGCTTATCGATGTTCGTTCATGGTGACGGAGGCGGTCTATCTGATCGAGCGGATGGTTGACGTGCTGGCGCAGAAACTCGGTATCGACAAGGCCGAAATACGCCTGCGTAATTTCATCCATAAGGACCAGTTCCCGTACACCACGCCGCTCGGGCTCGAATACGATTCAGGCGACTACGAGCCGGCGCTCAAGAAGGTGCTCGCGGCTGTCGATTATCCGGCGTTGCGCGCCGAGCAGGCCGCGCGGCGCGCCGATCCGCATGCCGAGTGGTTGATGGGCATTGGCCTTGTGAACTTCACCGAAATCGTGGGTGCCGGGCCGTCGAAGATGTGCGACATCCTGGGCGTCGGCATGTTCGATTCCTGCGAGATCAGGGTGCATCCCGACGGGTCCGCGATCGCACGCATGGGCACGATCACGCAGGGGCAGGGGCATCAGACGACCTATGCGCAGATCATTGCTTCGGAAGCCGGCATTCCTGCCTCAGTGATTACGGTCGAGGAGGGGGACACCTCCACCGCGCCCTACGGACTCGGCACCTATGGCTCGCGCTCTACCCCCGTGGCGGGCGCCGCGATCGCGCGGGCGTCGCGCAAGATCCGCGAGAAGGCCCGGCAGATCGCAGCGCACTTGCTGGAAGCCAGTCCGAACGACATCGAGTTCGATCTGGACCGCTTCGTGCTCAAGGGCTCGCCCGAGCAGTTCAAGACCATCAAGGAAGTGGCTTGGGCTGCTTATAACAATGTTCCCAATGGCATGGAGATGGGGCTTGAGGCCGTCGACTATTACGACCCGCCGAATTTTACGTTTCCGTTCGGCGCTTATGTCTGCGTGCTCGACGTGAACCGCTATACGGGGGAAACGCGCGTGCGCCGCTTTTATGCGCTCGACGATTGCGGCACGCGGATCAATCCGATGATTATTGAAGGGCAGATCCACGGTGGCTTGACGGAGGGGTTCGCGGTGGCAATGGGGCAGGAAATGCCCTACGACGAAGCGGGCAACCTGCTGGGCGCGACGTTGCTGGATTACTTCGTGCCGACCTCGGTTGAGACGCCCCATTGGGAAACCGATTTCACCGTGACGCCGTCGCCGCATCATCCGATTGGCGCCAAGGGCGTGGCTGAATCGCCGCACGTTGGATCGATTCCATGTTTTACATCGGCCATGGTCGATGCGTTCGCGCATCTGGGCGTGACGCATATGAATATGCCGCACAACGCGTATCGCGTGTGGCAGCAGTGCCATTCGTTGGGGCTGACGAGGCAGTAGCGGGTTGCCCGCAACGCTAGTTTATGTAAAGGATGACTGAATGAAAGTCGTACTCGAAAAAGTGTTTCCGTTAGCCGCCTCGTCCGATAGCGCTTGGCAATTGCTGCAGGACATCGAGACGGTGGCGGGATGCATGCCCGGCGCCAAGATTACGGAACGCGTGGACGCGACCCACTACAAAGGGACGATTACTGTGCGGCTCGGTCCTGCCACGATGTCGTTCAAAGGCGATATCGAGGTGTTGAACCTCGATGCAGCGGCGCGCAGTCTTCATCTGGTCGGCAAGGGCACGGATGCCACGGGCAGCTCGGCCGCGTCGATGGATCTGGTCGCGAGCGTGCAGCCCGCCGCCGATGCATGCGAGCTCACCGGCAGGAGCGAGGTGACGATGAGCGGCAAGGCCGCGGCGCTCGGCAGCCGGCTAATGGGGCCGGTCGCGGACCAGATGCTCAAGCAGTTCGTCGCTAACTTTGCGGCACGGCTCCAGGCATTTCAGACCCCGCAGATGACTCCTGCGGGGTCTGACGCATCCACGAGCGCCCCTGTAGCCATCACGCCCGAAGCCGCTCACGTCCCGCACTCCGAGCTGAACGGATTTGCGCTGGCGTGGGCCGTCATCCGCGAATGGTTACGCGGGATTTTCGCCCGCAAGTCGGTCTGAAACCGGACAGAGGCAGCCATGGTGACCGACCGGATGAATGATGTCGTGAGCCTGCAGCAGAGACTGGAGAGGCATGGTTTTATCGCCGAGCGCAGCTTTGCGGCGACTCTCCTTCTGACGATGGAAATGCGCCGGCCCTTGTTGCTTGAGGGCGAGGCCGGAGTCGGCAAGACCGAGGTGGCGAAAGCGCTCGCGCGGCTCCTGGATACGCGGCTGATCCGGCTGCAATGCTATGAAGGCCTTGATGCGCACTCCGCGCTGTACGAGTGGAACTACCAGCATCAACTGCTCGCGATCAAGTTGCTTGAACAGGACGAGCGATCGGTTCTCGACAAGGAGCAGGATATTTTCTCTGAGCGCTATCTGCTCAAGCGGCCGCTGCTCGAAGCGATCACCACCACGCCGGCGCCTGTCTTGCTGATCGACGAGATCGACCGTACTGATGAAGCGTTCGAAGCCTATTTGCTGGAGTTATTGTCCGACTTCCAGATGTCGATTCCCGAACTCGGTGTGATACGCGCCACGAAAAAGCCTTTCGTCATCCTTACTTCAAACGGAACGCGCGAGATCTCCGACGCGTTGCGCCGGCGCTGCCTGTATCAGTACATCGACTACCCCGGATTCGAAAAGGAGCTGCTGATTGTGCGTACTCAGATTCCGGAAGTGCCAGACAAACTGGCGCGGCAGATGGTCGAATTCGTACAGTCGGTCAGGCAGATGGATTTGCAGAAGAAGCCCGGTCTGGCCGAGACGCTTGACTGGGTGTCTGCGCTGCTACGTTTGGGAGTGAGCGTGATTGATACGGATGGCGTTGAGCAGATCATGGATTCGTTGTCCGCGCTCGTCAAGACGCGGGAGGATCAGGCGGGCCTGACGCGCCCGATCGTTGAGAAACTGGTGGCCGCATGTTGAGCGTGAATAACTGCACCGGTGATCGTGCGCTTCCATCGAGCGTTGAGGAGGTTTTGGTCGCCCGTTACACGGGGTTCGCCGGGTGGCTGCGCGCGAATGATTTTCGCGTGACGACAAGCGACATTGCGGCATCAATGGAAGTCGCGCAGCTCACTGGCCAGACAAACAGCCAGATCTTACGCTGGAGCCTGCGCGTCGTGCTGTGCTCTCGTGCCGAAGAATGGCGGCGCTTCGATGACCTGTTCGACGCTTACTTCCTGATGCCGAATCGGCGGGTGCTGGCCGAAACGCGTGCCGGCGGCACGGGCCAGATCGAGAGGGATAAGAACGCTGGCCAGCATGACGACAGCGAAGGCATGCCGCTGTCGTTGGCCGGACGCGGTGGGGATTTCGTGCATGCAGACGGTAGCGTGGGGGACCAGGGCGCCTCAGGCGAAACCTCGCTCTCGCATGCGGACTTCCGCCATCTCAACGAGCCGGATGAACTGTTTGCAATCGATGACGCCATCCGGCGTTTTGCCCTTCGGCTGCGAGGCATCCAGATTCGCCGTGAACGCCGCGCGAACGCCGGACGTGTGATCGATATGGCGTGGACGATCCGTCGCAGCGTCTCGCGTGGCGGGCTGCCGCTCGACCTCGGCTGGCGCAGGAAGCGGCGTCTGCGGCCGCGGATCGTGCTGTTGCTGGACGTCAGTCGCTCCATGAGCCTCTACAGCTTTTTCTATCTGAGGTTGGCCAGGGTTCTGAGCGCCCGGGTAACAGACGTTCATTGCTTCATCTTCCACACGCGGCTCGTGAGTGTCGCGCAAGCGTTGCGGGACCCCGACCCGCGACGCTCGCAGGAGCGGCTGCACATGCTGTCGGCGGGGTGGGCGGGAGGCACGCGCATTGGAGAGAGTCTAGGTGAATTCATTCAGCAGCATGCGACCCGGCTGCTGCACTCGCGCACCGCAGTCGTGATTGTCAGCGACGGCTACGATGCCGGCGAACCCGATAGCCTGCAGCAGGCGCTCGCCACGATCCGGCGGCGTTGCCGCCGTCTGGTCTGGCTCAATCCGCTCGCGGACCGGGCCGACTTCACACCGTCGAGCGTCGGCATGCAGGCTGCGATGCCTTATATCGATCTGCTGGCGGGCGCACGCGATCTGGCGAGTCTCGAGCGTGTGCTGCCTCAAGTACTGTCCACACTGCAATGAGCGCTGATACCCTTCTGCAACTCGAGCAACGGCTGATCGCAGAGGCGCAGCCGTTTGCGGTGGTCACCGTGATACGGGCCGGGCCGCCCACGTCCGCGTGGGTCGGCGCGCAGGCGTTGGTCGACGGCGGGGGGCTGCTGCACGGCTGGATTGGCGGTGGTTGTTCGCGGGCGATCGTGATCCAGGCCGCGCTCGAAGCGATCCGCTCGGGACAGCCCAAACGCATTCGCATCAGCAACGAAGCGGCAATGCCCGATGCGGATGTTGAACTCCACACCATGCCTTGCGCGAGTAATGGCACGCTCGAACTTTTCATCCAGCCGACGTTGCCCGCGCCATTGGTATTGGTGCTGGGCTCGACGCCGACTGCGCTGGAAGCGTGTGTTCTGGCGCAACGCGTGGGGCTGCGCGTGTGCGCGGCAGCGAATGTCAGCGCGCCGCTTATCGCACTCGGCCTCACGAACGTTATTCAGGGTTTTAACGCCGAAGCATTGGCCGAGGTCAAGCCACAACTGATTCTGGTTGCCACGCAGGGTGACTGCGACGAGGACGCGCTCGAGGCTGCTTTGCGTACATCGGCATCGGCCGTGTTGCTTGTGGCCAGTGAGCGCAAAGCGGAAAAATTGCGCGATGCAATGCGTTCGCGCGGCATCGCGCAGGAGCGCCTTAAAGCGTTGCATGCGCCCGCTGGCCCCCATATCCATGCGCATACTCCGCCGGAGATTGCGCTGGGCGCCGTCGCGGGACTGGTGACGCTGCGCCGTGAACTCGAGCTGGCAGCGGCCGACGCCTGCGCACGGTGTACTGCCGGAGACAATGCCGTGCCAAGCGTGCCGCCATGCGAAGCGATGGCATCGGTTGAGCCCGTGGTCCCACGCTATCTCAATCCGGTGTGCGGCATGCCCGTTGATATCGCGTTGGCGAAGCATGTTGTCGACTATGGCGGACAGCGTGTCTATTTTTGCTGCGATGGTTGCAAGATCGAGTTCGAACATTCGCCCGACAAATATCTTGCGATTGCGCGGGGCAGGCGGGAACGGGAGAAGACATGAACGATGCACGGAACATGGCCGGCCCCGCGTTTTCGGCCGTCGTGCTGGCCGCGGGGCTGTCATCGAGGATGAAGGGCTCGCACAAGCTGCTGTTGCCAGTCGATGGGCAGCCCGCAGTCAGGCGCACGGTAAGCGTTCTGGCCGCTGCGGGCCCCGAGGAAATCGTGGTGGTGACGGGCTTCAAGGGGCGCGCCGTCATGGAGGCGCTGGACGGCTTGCCAGTCACGTTCCAGTGCAATCCGCGTTATGAGGAAGGGCAGATGACGTCGGTAGCCGCGGGTGTTGCCGCGCTTCACGCGCCGTGCAGCGTCGTGCTGGTGTGCCTTGCCGATCAGGTGCTGCTGGAAGCCGTTGACTATCGGGAACTGGTCGACGCTTTTGCCGCGATGCCGCGCGGGTCGATCCTGATTCCCATGTTCAACGGACAGCGAGGGAACCCTGTGGCTTTTTCCGCCAGCTATGCCGCCGAGGTCATCAGCGGACACGTCAATCCCGGGTGTCGCAAGCTGATCGCGGAGCATCCGGACGAGGTGTTCATTCATGAAGCCGCGCATGATCGCTTTATCGTCGATATGGACACCCCGGAGGACTACGCGAGCATTCTGGCGCGCCTCGCGCAGACCCCGGCTCAGGTCCGCTCGCCCGTAATGTAGTGTTCGAGTTGCTGGATCGTGAACTCCTGTTCCGCGATGATGTTTTTCACCAGGTCGCCAATCGAAATCATGCCGACCAGCC
It encodes:
- a CDS encoding SRPBCC family protein gives rise to the protein MKVVLEKVFPLAASSDSAWQLLQDIETVAGCMPGAKITERVDATHYKGTITVRLGPATMSFKGDIEVLNLDAAARSLHLVGKGTDATGSSAASMDLVASVQPAADACELTGRSEVTMSGKAAALGSRLMGPVADQMLKQFVANFAARLQAFQTPQMTPAGSDASTSAPVAITPEAAHVPHSELNGFALAWAVIREWLRGIFARKSV
- a CDS encoding NTP transferase domain-containing protein; this encodes MNDARNMAGPAFSAVVLAAGLSSRMKGSHKLLLPVDGQPAVRRTVSVLAAAGPEEIVVVTGFKGRAVMEALDGLPVTFQCNPRYEEGQMTSVAAGVAALHAPCSVVLVCLADQVLLEAVDYRELVDAFAAMPRGSILIPMFNGQRGNPVAFSASYAAEVISGHVNPGCRKLIAEHPDEVFIHEAAHDRFIVDMDTPEDYASILARLAQTPAQVRSPVM
- a CDS encoding XdhC family protein, which gives rise to MSADTLLQLEQRLIAEAQPFAVVTVIRAGPPTSAWVGAQALVDGGGLLHGWIGGGCSRAIVIQAALEAIRSGQPKRIRISNEAAMPDADVELHTMPCASNGTLELFIQPTLPAPLVLVLGSTPTALEACVLAQRVGLRVCAAANVSAPLIALGLTNVIQGFNAEALAEVKPQLILVATQGDCDEDALEAALRTSASAVLLVASERKAEKLRDAMRSRGIAQERLKALHAPAGPHIHAHTPPEIALGAVAGLVTLRRELELAAADACARCTAGDNAVPSVPPCEAMASVEPVVPRYLNPVCGMPVDIALAKHVVDYGGQRVYFCCDGCKIEFEHSPDKYLAIARGRREREKT
- a CDS encoding VWA domain-containing protein, with the protein product MLSVNNCTGDRALPSSVEEVLVARYTGFAGWLRANDFRVTTSDIAASMEVAQLTGQTNSQILRWSLRVVLCSRAEEWRRFDDLFDAYFLMPNRRVLAETRAGGTGQIERDKNAGQHDDSEGMPLSLAGRGGDFVHADGSVGDQGASGETSLSHADFRHLNEPDELFAIDDAIRRFALRLRGIQIRRERRANAGRVIDMAWTIRRSVSRGGLPLDLGWRRKRRLRPRIVLLLDVSRSMSLYSFFYLRLARVLSARVTDVHCFIFHTRLVSVAQALRDPDPRRSQERLHMLSAGWAGGTRIGESLGEFIQQHATRLLHSRTAVVIVSDGYDAGEPDSLQQALATIRRRCRRLVWLNPLADRADFTPSSVGMQAAMPYIDLLAGARDLASLERVLPQVLSTLQ
- a CDS encoding aerobic carbon-monoxide dehydrogenase large subunit → MGNIDTNLDRLAALEGMGCSRKRREDPRFIQGKGTYVDDIKMPGMLFGVMVRSPYAHARVKKIDKSRALAHPGVHAVLTADDLKSLKLHWMPTLAGDVQAVLADEKVCFQNQEVAFVVADDRYVAADAAELVEVEYEELPAVVDPFAALAPDAPVIREDIRDKQTGAHGARTHPNHIFTWNIGDKDKTDRAFDNADVTVMQDMLYPRVHPCPLETCGCVASFDKARGDLTVYITSQAPHVVRTVVGLLSAIPESKIRIISPDIGGGFGNKVGVYPGYVTSIVASIVLGRPVKWIESRIENLSSTAFARDYHMKGELAADRDGRIKALRVHVTADHGAFDACADPTKWPAGMFHVCTGSYAIPNAFVSVDGVYTNKFPGGVAYRCSFMVTEAVYLIERMVDVLAQKLGIDKAEIRLRNFIHKDQFPYTTPLGLEYDSGDYEPALKKVLAAVDYPALRAEQAARRADPHAEWLMGIGLVNFTEIVGAGPSKMCDILGVGMFDSCEIRVHPDGSAIARMGTITQGQGHQTTYAQIIASEAGIPASVITVEEGDTSTAPYGLGTYGSRSTPVAGAAIARASRKIREKARQIAAHLLEASPNDIEFDLDRFVLKGSPEQFKTIKEVAWAAYNNVPNGMEMGLEAVDYYDPPNFTFPFGAYVCVLDVNRYTGETRVRRFYALDDCGTRINPMIIEGQIHGGLTEGFAVAMGQEMPYDEAGNLLGATLLDYFVPTSVETPHWETDFTVTPSPHHPIGAKGVAESPHVGSIPCFTSAMVDAFAHLGVTHMNMPHNAYRVWQQCHSLGLTRQ
- a CDS encoding (2Fe-2S)-binding protein, with the translated sequence MNKKVMVSFTLNGKETDVVVEPRELLIHTLREKCLHTGPHIGCETSHCGACTVDFDGMSVKSCTMLTVQAEGAQVLTVEGLAPGGELHALQEGFMQEHGLQCGFCTPGMLMRAYRLLQENPDPSEEEIRYWMAGNLCRCTGYQNIVKAVQYAARKLRGETVETSHPLMAAHAH
- a CDS encoding xanthine dehydrogenase family protein subunit M translates to MIPRPFDYYAPRTLPEAIALLSEHGDTAKLLAGGHSLLPMMKLRMAEPGHLIDLGKLAELKGIREVGNEILIGAMTTENELIWSGLLQTKCPLIVEGARQISDPQVRYRGTLGGDISHGDPGNDHPALMLALDASFVLVSESGERVVSADGFFIGTYMTLLEPGEILTEIRIPVPVAGGGYCYAKLKRKTGDFATAAAAVTLRMNGGTVADVRIALTNVAETAFRATAAEQSLRGKPLDEQTVADAARLAMAACAPVADLRGDVEYKTAMAGEMTRRALATAFSRAAH
- a CDS encoding MoxR family ATPase, whose protein sequence is MVTDRMNDVVSLQQRLERHGFIAERSFAATLLLTMEMRRPLLLEGEAGVGKTEVAKALARLLDTRLIRLQCYEGLDAHSALYEWNYQHQLLAIKLLEQDERSVLDKEQDIFSERYLLKRPLLEAITTTPAPVLLIDEIDRTDEAFEAYLLELLSDFQMSIPELGVIRATKKPFVILTSNGTREISDALRRRCLYQYIDYPGFEKELLIVRTQIPEVPDKLARQMVEFVQSVRQMDLQKKPGLAETLDWVSALLRLGVSVIDTDGVEQIMDSLSALVKTREDQAGLTRPIVEKLVAAC